The Panacibacter microcysteis DNA window TAGCCTTTCTAAGCTTGCTGGTAGGTGGCTTTGGTGTCGCCAACATCATGTTTGTAACCGTAAGGGAACGTACCAGCCAGATCGGTTTAAAGAAAGCCATTGGGGCAAAACGCAAAACCATCTTATTAGAATTCCTGCTCGAAAGTGCCTTTCTCTGTATCATTGGTGGCATAATGGGTTTACTAATGGTTGGCGGCCTTGCATTGGTACTCAGTGGTATCCTGCCATTCCCCATCGTTATTTCCACAAATATTATGGCACTTGCATTTACAATATGTGTAATCCTCGGTGTTTTATCAGGCATTATTCCTGCCTCAATCGCTGCTAAAATGAACCCCGTGGTGGCAATAAGATCAAAGTAAGTTTTTTGGAGCCCGGCTATCGTTTTTCAATGAAGCTTTCGTTGCGTCGCACTCTTGTACTGCATATCGCTATGCAGCATGCAGACGCCACACAGCACCCACGTAAACAATAGACCAAGCCTTAAACATGTGTAGAGAAACTACAGTTGCAAGTAATGCCCGGGAAGGTTGAAATTTCTGAATACAAATGAATTCGTAATGTTCCCGGACGATTCACAGGTTATCCTGTTCGAGTCTTTTAAGGCCAATATCAAATTGAAAACCTGTATGACTAATGCCAATAGTATCAGGTATTCCATCCCGGTAATCTTTCATAACAGCTTTTACCACAGCCTTACGGTTTGATGCCCTTTCCATGTTTACCAGCTTGCTGCAATCAGCATCTGTAATGTAATAGTTATAGCCTTTTTCTTCAGGAAAGCCGTAATACACCAGGCCGCTGCTGTCTTTCTTAACAAAACCATTCTGCATTACATTGGCGTGCATCATCACCAGTTCAAAATCTTTCCGCAGTGTTGTAATCACTGGTTTTTTATCAAGCTGATCAATAACCTGGTGAACTTTAAAATCGCCGGTTTGTGTGTATTCAAAATCGAAAAATTTATAACCAGCTTCATTGGAGAATACCATTCTTGTACTGCTGTCAGGCATTTGCTTAATGAGTAACAGGCCGCTTAAGTGTTTACCGGTAACATTCACCTGGGTGTAGTACAAAGCCCGTGTAAAGACAGGTTTAAATTTTTCCAGGCAATTGCTATTACCGGTTGCTTGCTGCAGGTGCCTGTACTGCGATGCACATGCACTGAAAAGAAACATCATGCTAATGAGTAAATAGCGCATCCGGTAAACTGGTGTTTAGTTCCTTGTTTACAAAAGTAATGAGTGTATTATCACCCGATGCCTCAACCATCTCAATGGAGTTAACTGAAAACTGCTTTTTGTCAACCACCACGTTAATGGTTTTAAACATCTCCTTCATGGTTTTATTTACCGGGCTCATTTCTATAAGATACCCTGTGGTGTTTTGATATGCTTTTACTGTAAAGTCTTTATTTGCAAAAGCAGTACCGCGTACACAGTCAACCATAAGCTGGTTAACCTGCTGGAATAGTTTATTGGATTTGGTGGAAACGCGGTTTTCTTTTTGCCCGTCCTTAATGTAGATGTCATTCTTGTTTAAGATCATAAGGTATTGGAATGGCTGGTTGTATTCCATACGCACCATGTTGTCTTTCTTGAACCAGAATTTCCCTTTCGAGGTTATCTTTTCTGCAAGCATACTCAGGTTTTTTACCTGTGTAAAATCGCTTTTTATACTGGTTATTTTTTGAGATGCTGCAGCAAACTGCTGTTGAAAACCGCTTATATCTGCAACAGGTGTATAACCTGTATGTTGTGCCATCAGGGTGGAGGTAACAAAAAGGAAAAGTATAAACAGGTATTTAAACATACGGTTCTACGTTAAGAAGTTTATCCAATCTTACAAATGTAAATCCACTCCTGTGTACATGGTCTATAAATGTTTGTAAAATATCAACCGTTGTTTTGCTCGTATCATGAAAGAGAATGATATCGCCGGGCTTTACACCTGCCACCCGGCCAAGTAGTTTTTGTTTGTCCGTGATGACCGTATCCAATGAACGGATACTCCAGCCAACGGGTATGTAGTTGCCATTGATGATCGCTTTTCTAACCGTTGGGTTTGTTACGCCATATGGCGGCCTGAACAACCGCGGCTTTACACCAATGGCCTTCAGTGTTGCAGTATCCATTGCTGCAAGATCTGCATACATTTTTCGGGCTGGGAACAGGTCGAACAAGTGTGCATGCGAATACGAGTGATTACCCACTATATGACCCTGTAAATGTACCTGCTCCAGCAAGGATTCATTTTTTTCTACGTGGTGCCCAATGCAAAAGAAAGCGGCGTGTATATTGTTTTTTGCAAGTATGGCCAGTATATCCGCAGTGTGGTTTTGTGCAGGGCCATCATCAAACGTAATAGCAACTTCTTTTTTTTCGGTTGTGCCTTTACAGGTAATGTCAATAAAAAAGTTTGAGCCAACATAATAGCAACCCCAAAACAAGATAAGAGAGTAAACCAACAGTGCCGCCACAAAATACCAGTATGGAATGCCGAAGCTGATATGTAACCATGCAAGTATCACCAGTAGTAACACGAAAACAATATTGGTATTCCTGAAGTTTAACATGCAGAGAGCAGGTATAATGCGTGATGGGTATGCTGGTAATGATTATAGATCAAGACACGTTTAACGGGCTTTTTGTTTGGTGCAGGAAGAAGTGTTGAAGGAATTTTCCCGTTTTGAATGATAGCGGCACCAAGCCATAATGCATATGCAGAGGCAGTAGGGTACTCTCCGCAAAGCTGCTTGAAATGGATGGTCTGTGTAGCCGAAAAAAGTGAACCAGCCAAAACGTCGTAAATGGCATCGTTACTAATATCGCCGTTTCTGCCGGTAATGATCAAATCTATTTCTTCTATATCTGCCGACTGGCCCGCAAGAAACGCGGCTATTGTTTCTTTTACCACATCCGCGTCAGCAGGCTTGTAGAAAGTGGTTACTGCATCCAGTCTTGCGAGGTTACTGCCGGCATCAGTTGTATGCAATGTAAAAAAAACAGCACCTTCTCCTGCAATAGTTCCTTTTGTTTTGTCCTCAAACAATCGGGTATT harbors:
- a CDS encoding LolA family protein, which gives rise to MFKYLFILFLFVTSTLMAQHTGYTPVADISGFQQQFAAASQKITSIKSDFTQVKNLSMLAEKITSKGKFWFKKDNMVRMEYNQPFQYLMILNKNDIYIKDGQKENRVSTKSNKLFQQVNQLMVDCVRGTAFANKDFTVKAYQNTTGYLIEMSPVNKTMKEMFKTINVVVDKKQFSVNSIEMVEASGDNTLITFVNKELNTSLPDALFTH
- a CDS encoding polysaccharide deacetylase family protein; the protein is MLNFRNTNIVFVLLLVILAWLHISFGIPYWYFVAALLVYSLILFWGCYYVGSNFFIDITCKGTTEKKEVAITFDDGPAQNHTADILAILAKNNIHAAFFCIGHHVEKNESLLEQVHLQGHIVGNHSYSHAHLFDLFPARKMYADLAAMDTATLKAIGVKPRLFRPPYGVTNPTVRKAIINGNYIPVGWSIRSLDTVITDKQKLLGRVAGVKPGDIILFHDTSKTTVDILQTFIDHVHRSGFTFVRLDKLLNVEPYV